The sequence below is a genomic window from Coffea arabica cultivar ET-39 chromosome 8e, Coffea Arabica ET-39 HiFi, whole genome shotgun sequence.
CTTTACTAAGAAAAAACTTAATGGGAAAAAAACcttagtgaaggaaaaagagtacactattctttgtgtattaatttctccccTTGATACAAGcatcatttgagatcttttaacCGATACATTCTAATTTTTTCACTAATTTCTCGTATGTTGCTGTTGGTAATGCCTTGTGATAGGGTGTAATTTGTAATacaatttatataaataagttgcTAGTTAACTATGTTATTTGAGCTTTATTTTGAATGAAAACTActtttttgttcttatattgttcCAATAAGTGAAGTGCTCAATTGGAGAGAAAATCGACAAAAAAACGTGGCGCGAAGAAgcaatagaagaagaagaaatgaagaggaaagggaTTGGTAGGAATGACATATACCAATATTTTGAAGATGACTTGAGCTACAAAAATTGAATTGAGATGATTATTGATTCATTTTGAAGTCAAGAGAATGTTTTACAATTTCTatgagacatcaaagtccagttcTCACATTTTCATAGCCAAAAGTCCAAATTACTGAAGTATAGTTTCGTTGCAATGCTCTTCTAACTAGTTCTTAGTATTTTGGGTGCATCTCAGCATTCAAAACTTCAAATGACATGATTCTTATGGCTTTAGAAAGTTaattcaaagggttacaattttatGTTTATGCAAAAGCTGATTCGGCATCTGTCATAGTGTAATTTGGCTTCAAAGATCCACATGTGAACCCTTGTAGATCCATATGTGCATTCGTCATGTCGTATTTAGGGATGTTGCACTGGTCTTATTTGTTTCCTACTTGACCCAATGACCGGCACTGGAATTAGGCTTGACTTCATTGGAAAAATGTACAAAAATGGTGTGTTTCAGGTCCAATAAGTCCAATCCTACCGTGTTTGTGATACTATTTTAAGAAATTATAGATAGGAGTGTTCTGGGTCATTTTTAGAGAAGAAAAACATTAGGCTAAGGTTTAGTTCATCCATTTTACATATTTTCCTTGAGAGATCAAGAAAGAAGCGTGGAAGAATCAAAGAGAAAGATCAATACAGAGATTGGAGTagagaaaattgagaaattttctttacttttatcTTCTTATTTGTATCTTTTCattgaattcttggatttatcaATGATTATGTTGAATTAAATTGCACCTAAGGTTATGTGAAAgagatttgattatttattccaGTTAAATTATTGATTTTTGCCTTGATTTATTTATCTTGACTTAATTATATGATTGTGATTGGCCACCAGTAGACATGCTGTTAGGGTTTATATTGAATTGGGAAGGAATATACAACCATGTATTAAATAGACAAATATACTTAGTCTAATCACAAAAGTAGGTTAGGGTTTGTATGACATAATTATATCTCTTAAAATTTTAAAGGGTTTAATTAAATACTTATGATCTCAAGAGAGACGTGAGATTTAATTAGGTATAATTTAGATGTATTGAGAAATAATCTAAAGTACCTTTGCGTGATACGTTCTTGACTTGTTAAGAAAATAACTGGGTGAATAATTTAAACTTTagaaaaatctgaaatcttaGTTTATTGCCAATTGTTTTCTCAACTATATATTATTTGATTtggtcatttatttttatttcttagtTAGGCATTACTATCcctttgaatttaaatttttttatttttcataataATTAAAGTAGAGAAATTAACTCGCCCCCGTGAGTTTGACCCTAAAATACTCCAGATAATTTATTACTACGATCGACCCTGTGTACTTGCAAGAAATTGTCAATCATCTTGGTAAATAGGTCTGTTAGATTTTCACTTTCTAATGTCATCgttaaaaagagaaactaaatcTTGCTAATAACATTATATATATCAGATTGTGTGTAATTAGCAAGATAAATTAAGCACAACAATTGCACTAAATTAAGGTATTTCAAGACCATGAATCTCTTTATTTCCCTCTTATAGTCTAAAAGGATTTTTACCAGGATGCTTAATGAATGTATTTTATCCATATAAAATCTGCTTTAATACCTTCTACGTATAATCAACTTAGTGgacaaaaatctcattttctatATACTCAATTTATAAACCAACGCAAAATTTTGTTCTTCCAAACCCTTTGATTTCAAtgcttttaaaaaatattctgcAACTTTTAGTAACTCTTCAAGAGTTTCAATTAGATTGAGATTATTAACATATATAATACGAACATTTATATTCGACTGGCTTTATACCCTTTTGGGTATTTTGGGATACAAGTCCAAAGACTTGTCATTGTGCCAATGAATTTGATGCTAATGGAATCCCATCTTTTCCTTTTGGCCAATCATTTCAATATCGACATTCATCAACTGCTATATTTTCAAGATCCTTATTTTCTTTCATAATGTCAAGTGCTACACTAAGTATAAACATATTTATTTCTATTCATTTAGGATTCAACTttaaattttctataattttatTCTCTTTAGGAGTAAATTGTTCAGGAATTGGCTCTTCAAGAGGTTGAGTTTTGTCATCACATTTATTTCATCTCCGAAGATATttgaaattaattttatatcTTATTTAGTTAGGCCGGCTTTAAATTCATTCATAACACTTATACGTATCCTTCAGAAACATCAATTTTAACTAGAGTATTTCTAGCacgaatatttgatttaataatgTTTTTGGAATCAATAAAtatatttgataaatttttttttccaaaagcgGCAGATGTATTTTATTCAAACAAAATTGTAAGTACAAAAGAGTGAGCAACTGCTCTCAAAATCTTCCCTGGTTGCATGCATTAACCAGGCAGGGAAGGAGTTCTCCAAGAGGTGTTCTCACAACAATTAATGGCAAAATGTGCCAAAGAGTGACTAACAAAGTTGCAATTCCTtttgacaaaagaaaaacaacattTCTTAAAGAAACAGCTCATCCTAGAGATGTCTTCCAGTatcataccaatccacttatcGTTCCAGTCTTTCTTCATTAGTTTTTCCACAATCTCCTTGCTATCTGATTCAATCTGCACTCTTTCCCAGCCTTCTAGTGTAGCTAATTCCACTGCTCTCCTTATAGCCATGGCTTCCTCCATCTTGACATTCCTACTACACAATCTTGGGACTGCCCACGTTGCTAGTAACCTACCTCTGTTATCTCTTGTAGCAATTCCCCATCCTGCCTTCATCATATTTCTGTTGAAAGCTGCATCAGTGTTGAGCTTGATGCTCCCTTGTTCTGGGGGTTTCCATGTTTCACAATCAGTCTTTTCTCCAGTCCTCCTCCTTTCTTCCTCCCCCTGGCTCCTTGTTGCTTCTTGGTATTCCTTCCACTCTTCAACAGTTTTGTTAACTGGAAGGAAGGGGTCCCCTTCCGCCCCATTAAAATGCCTCTCATTCCTTGCTTTCCAAATCTGCCATAGCAGGTTTGATGTCAAAACAATATGGTCTCGCCCATCCTCCCTCTTTGTTGCTTGCATCAATTCTTCCCACCAATGCCAGAAGGAATGTCTAAACCCCTCAAGTCCATCCCACTGTAATGGTGCAGCTTTCCAAGTCAAAGCAGTTTTATCACACATGAACAACATATGTTCTATAGTCTCCACAACTTCTCCACATCTGTTGCACATAGGACTTCCTTTACCAGTTATTTTCAG
It includes:
- the LOC140012759 gene encoding uncharacterized protein, with translation MPAYAMNNCKLPKGLCREISSGMAKFWWGEEDKGRKLWRIMSQPNLLVSRILKSRYYKGKSLWEMEPKPSDSWMWRSLLSSRYVLELGIRKRIGDGKIVNIRNDRWLPEERNGKVRTIRTGKIRVQKCLRRVLPINEVVLKITGKGSPMCNRCGEVVETIEHMLFMCDKTALTWKAAPLQWDGLEGFRHSFWHWWEELMQATKREDGRDHIVLTSNLLWQIWKARNERHFNGAEGDPFLPVNKTVEEWKEYQEATRSQGEEERRRTGEKTDCETWKPPEQGSIKLNTDAAFNRNMMKAGWGIATRDNRGRLLATWAVPRLCSRNVKMEEAMAIRRAVELATLEGWERVQIESDSKEIVEKLMKKDWNDKWIGMILEDISRMSCFFKKCCFSFVKRNCNFVSHSLAHFAINCCENTSWRTPSLPG